The following are encoded in a window of Syngnathoides biaculeatus isolate LvHL_M chromosome 3, ASM1980259v1, whole genome shotgun sequence genomic DNA:
- the fth1a gene encoding ferritin, heavy polypeptide 1a has translation MSSQVRQNFHQDCEAAINRQINLELYASYVYLSMGYYFDRDDQALHNFAKFFRNQSHEEHEHAEKLMKLQNQRGGRIFLQDVRKPERDEWGSGVEALECALQLEKSVNQSLLDLHKLCSDHNDPHLCDFIETHYLDEQVKSIKELGDWVTNLRRMGAPQNGMAEYLFDKHTLGKESS, from the exons ATGAGTTCCCAGGTAAGACAGAACTTCCATCAGGATTGCGAGGCTGCAATTAATAGGCAGATCAACCTGGAGCTGTACGCCTCCTACGTCTACCTGTCCATG GGTTACTACTTTGACCGGGATGACCAGGCTTTACACAATTTTGCCAAGTTCTTCCGTAACCAATCGCATGAGGAGCACGAGCATGCAGAGAAGCTCATGAAACTTCAGAACCAGCGTGGAGGCAGAATCTTCCTTCAGGATGTCAGG AAGCCTGAACGGGATGAGTGGGGCAGTGGTGTCGAGGCTCTTGAATGTGCTCTGCAGCTTGAAAAAAGCGTCAACCAATCTCTTCTGGACTTGCACAAACTGTGCTCTGATCACAATGACCCACAT TTGTGCGATTTCATCGAGACTCATTACCTGGACGAACAAGTGAAGTCCATCAAAGAGCTGGGAGACTGGGTGACCAACTTGCGCCGGATGGGTGCCCCACAGAATGGCATGGCAGAGTACTTGTTTGACAAACATACCCTTGGCAAGGAAAGTAGCTAA